In Paralcaligenes sp. KSB-10, the following are encoded in one genomic region:
- a CDS encoding GTP-binding protein, which produces MKTAPNPDKMVPVTILTGFLGAGKTTLLKRILTEYHGRRIAVIENEFGPESIDNDLLVQDSDEQIIELSNGCVCCTVRGDLMRTLNDLRIKREEGTVTFERIVIETTGMANPGPVCQTFFMDDDIADYYRLDAVITVVDAKHGMETLDKQEEAQKQVGFADRILISKKDLVNEVDYQALRSRLVHMNPRASITPVNFGETDIKALLDISGFNLNTILDIDPEFLAEEHPDAAHDHDHHDHDHDDDCDDEHCAHHHHDHHHAHHDDTIGAFVFRSNKAFDPERLEEFLSGIVQVYGPDLLRYKGILYLKGINRRMLFQGVHMMMGAEPGKPWMSSEKPNTKMVFIGHKLPEEIFTRGLEQCLAS; this is translated from the coding sequence ATGAAAACCGCTCCCAATCCGGACAAAATGGTACCGGTTACCATTCTTACTGGTTTTCTCGGTGCAGGTAAAACCACCCTGCTGAAACGCATCCTGACCGAATACCACGGTCGCCGCATTGCGGTCATCGAAAACGAATTCGGACCCGAAAGCATCGACAACGATCTTCTGGTGCAGGATAGCGACGAGCAAATCATCGAACTCAGCAACGGCTGCGTGTGCTGCACAGTGCGCGGCGACCTGATGCGCACCCTGAACGACCTGCGCATCAAGCGTGAAGAGGGCACCGTTACGTTCGAGCGCATCGTGATCGAAACCACCGGCATGGCCAACCCAGGCCCCGTGTGCCAGACTTTCTTCATGGACGACGACATTGCCGACTACTACCGTCTGGACGCCGTCATTACCGTCGTCGATGCCAAACACGGCATGGAAACCCTCGACAAACAGGAAGAAGCGCAAAAACAGGTCGGTTTTGCCGATCGCATCCTGATTTCCAAGAAAGACCTGGTCAACGAAGTCGATTACCAGGCATTGCGCTCGCGCCTGGTGCACATGAATCCGCGCGCCTCGATCACTCCCGTCAATTTTGGCGAAACCGATATCAAGGCGCTCCTCGATATCAGCGGCTTCAATCTCAATACCATCCTCGACATCGATCCCGAGTTCCTTGCCGAAGAGCACCCGGATGCAGCTCACGATCACGATCATCACGACCATGACCATGACGACGATTGCGACGACGAGCACTGCGCACATCACCACCATGATCATCATCATGCCCACCACGATGACACCATCGGCGCCTTTGTTTTCCGCTCGAACAAGGCTTTCGATCCGGAGCGCCTGGAAGAATTCCTAAGCGGTATCGTCCAGGTTTATGGGCCTGATCTGCTTCGATACAAAGGTATTTTGTATCTTAAAGGCATCAATCGTCGTATGCTGTTCCAAGGCGTGCACATGATGATGGGGGCAGAGCCCGGAAAGCCCTGGATGTCCAGTGAAAAACCTAATACCAAAATGGTATTTATCGGCCATAAACTCCCCGAAGAAATTTTTACCCGGGGCTTAGAACAATGCCTGGCCTCATAG
- the dksA gene encoding RNA polymerase-binding protein DksA: protein MVSKSAATAVQNHLLTEKELLAMPESDYMNEAQLAFFKDRLRQLEQDIISNAGTTTENLRETQFVPDPADRATIEEEHALELRTRDRERKLLKKVQQSITRIDSGEYGWCEETGEPIGLARLLARPTATLSLEAQERREMRQKLYGD, encoded by the coding sequence ATGGTAAGCAAATCTGCAGCCACCGCCGTTCAGAATCACCTGCTGACAGAAAAAGAACTGTTGGCCATGCCTGAATCGGACTACATGAACGAAGCCCAGTTGGCGTTCTTCAAAGACCGCTTGCGGCAACTGGAACAAGACATCATCAGTAATGCGGGTACCACTACCGAAAACCTGCGTGAGACGCAATTCGTGCCCGATCCGGCCGATCGCGCCACGATCGAGGAAGAGCACGCGCTTGAGCTGCGCACCCGCGACCGGGAACGCAAGCTGCTCAAGAAGGTGCAACAATCGATCACGCGAATCGATTCGGGCGAATACGGCTGGTGCGAAGAAACCGGCGAGCCGATCGGGCTGGCCCGCCTGCTGGCCCGTCCCACCGCCACGCTGTCGCTCGAAGCCCAGGAACGGCGCGAAATGCGCCAAAAGCTCTACGGAGATTGA